One Capsicum annuum cultivar UCD-10X-F1 chromosome 2, UCD10Xv1.1, whole genome shotgun sequence genomic window carries:
- the LOC107858630 gene encoding probable esterase KAI2 — MGIVEEAHNVKILGSGEQTVVLAHGFGTDQSVWKHLVPHLVDEYRVVLFDNMGAGTTNPDYFDFQRYASLEGYAYDVIAILEEFQIRSCIFVGHSVSAMIGVIASIARPDLFTKLVTVSASPRYLNDSEYYGGFEREDLDQLFEAVKSNYKAWCSGFAPLVVGGDMDSLAIQEFSRTLFNMRPDIALSVLQIIFLNDLRHLLPHVSVPCHIIQSMKDLAVPVVVSEYLYQNLGAKSIVEVMSTEGHLPQLSSPDVVTPVLLRHIRNDIAV; from the exons atgGGAATAGTTGAAGAAGCACACAACGTGAAGATCCTAGGGTCAGGTGAGCAAACAGTAGTACTTGCTCATGGATTTGGTACAGACCAGTCAGTGTGGAAGCACCTTGTGCCACACTTGGTTGACGAATATAGAGTTGTTTTGTTTGACAATATGGGTGCTGGAACAACTAATCCAGATTATTTTGACTTCCAGAGATATGCTAGTTTGGAGGGTTATGCCTATGATGTGATTGCAATATTGGAAGAATTTCAAATTCGTAGTTGCATTTTTGTTGGCCATTCTGTTTCTGCTATGATTGGTGTCATTGCTTCTATTGCTCGACCTGATCTTTTTACCAAACTTGTCACTGTCTCTGCCTCTCCAAG gTATCTGAACGACTCGGAGTACTATGGAGGATTTGAACGGGAAGATCTTGATCAATTATTTGAAGCAGTAAAATCAAATTACAAAGCATGGTGTTCAGGATTTGCGCCCTTAGTTGTGGGAGGGGACATGGACTCTCTAGCAATCCAGGAATTTAGCAGGACATTGTTCAACATGAGACCAGACATTGCACTAAGCGTGTTACAAATCATATTCCTAAATGATTTAAGGCATTTGTTGCCTCATGTGTCTGTCCCATGTCACATTATCCAGAGCATGAAGGACTTGGCTGTGCCCGTGGTGGTGTCCGAATATCTCTACCAGAACCTCGGGGCCAAATCTATCGTTGAGGTGATGTCAACGGAAGGACATCTTCCACAGCTCAGTTCACCGGATGTGGTGACTCCGGTGCTGCTTCGCCATATTCGTAATGATATTGCGGTTTGA